One region of Eriocheir sinensis breed Jianghai 21 chromosome 36, ASM2467909v1, whole genome shotgun sequence genomic DNA includes:
- the LOC127007635 gene encoding retinitis pigmentosa 1-like 1 protein isoform X4 produces the protein MFSKFFCKQNIRRAVPGTCLVVGGTGAGASPAKVTLSLQLRGGCWRTTSRKVAVFTFQAASGHASSHALLDLEYLFRCSSKPSASVKICVALRCGGKRVARADLEEFLGQLTRGGRLDSFFLYIHEEKVALQQANQPIPYPATEWLFEGAPRGTHAQVKAEAQEDNDDMDELEDKYKEWKAYLEEVFSPEDGDDIDEVEDYNDNNYQEWKADLEKIFSVDDDDEVAGEATSELREASGEGTEAAGEATSEVEEASDEGTEAAGEATSEVEEASDEGTEAAGKATSEVEEASGEGTEAAGEATSEVEEASGEGTEAAGEATSEVEEVSDEGTEAAGEATSEVEEASGEGTEAAGEATSEVEEASGEGNEAAYEATSEVEEASQNGTMAADKDVPHQGESSSAVTVSATPSTASYAYRSLAVAHRFISRLAGPEDRHLEDLRRSYGVQIVRIKRTLHVKGRRDAVLKCHHSMRAKIAEWRSCDDAEAH, from the exons ATGTTCAGCAAATTCTTCTGCAAGCAGAACATTCGACGTGCCGTGCCCGGCACTTGCCTCGTGGTGGGCGGCACCGGCGCCGGGGCGAGCCCCGCCAAGGTGACGCTCAGCCTCCAGCTTCGGGGAGGGTGCTGGCGAACCACTTCTCGGAAGGTGGCCGTCTTCACCTTCCAGGCGGCGTCCGGCCACGCCTCCTCCCATGCCCTgctggacctggagtacctcttcaggtgcagcAGCAAGCCAAGTGCCAGTGTCAAAATCTGTGTGGCGCTGCGCTGCGGCGGGAAACGCGTGGCCCGCGCTGACCTGGAAGAGTTTCTCGGCCAGCTGACGCGAGGTGGCCGCCTTGACTCTTTCTTCCTGTACATACACGAAGAAAAAGTCGCCCTCCAGCAAGCCAATCAGCCAATCCCGTACCCAGCTACGGAATGGCTTTTTGAGGGAGCGCCACGAGGCACACATGCGCAGGTTAAGGCTGAGGCTCAGGAAGACAATGATGATATGGACGAGTTGGAAGACAAATACAAAGAATGGAAGGCTTACCTCGAAGAGGTATTCTCCCCTGAAGATGGAGATGATATTGACGAAGTGGAAGACTATAATGACAACAACTACCAGGAATGGAAGGCTGATCTCGAGAAGATATTCtccgttgatgatgatgatgaagttgcaggcgaggcgacctccgagttgcgggaagcctctggtgaaggaACTGAGGCTGCAGGCGAGGCAacctccgaggtggaggaagcctctgatgaaGGAACTGAGGCTGCAGGCGAGGCAacctccgaggtggaggaagcctctgatgaaGGAACTGAGGCTGCAGGCAAGGCAacctccgaggtggaggaagcctctggtgaaggaACTGAGGCTGCAGGCGAGGCAacctccgaggtggaggaagcctctggtgaaggaACTGAGGCTGCAGGCGAGGCAacctccgag gtggaggaagTCTCTGATGAAGGAACTGAGGCTGCAGGCGAGGCAacctccgaggtggaggaagcctctggtgaaggaACTGAGGCTGCAGGCGAGGCAacctccgaggtggaggaagcctctggtgaaggaaatgaagcagCATACGAGGCTACGTCTGAGGTGGAGGAAGCCTCTCAAAACGGTACAATGGCCGCAGACAAGGATGTTCCCCATCAAGGCGAATCCTCTTCAGCAGTGACCGTCTCTGCCACGCCCTCCACTGCTTCGTACGCTTACCGCAGCCTGGCTGTGGCTCATAGATTCATCAGTCGCCTTGCAGGCCCCGAGGACCGCCACCTCGAGGATCTGCGGCGCAGCTATGGGGTCCAAATCGTACGGATTAAGCGAACCCTGCATGTGAAGGGCCGCAGAGACGCAGTGCTGAAGTGCCACCACTCCATGCGCGCCAAGATCGCTGAGTGGCGGAGTTGTGACGACGCTGAGGCTCACTAA
- the LOC127007635 gene encoding uncharacterized protein LOC127007635 isoform X36 — MFSKFFCKQNIRRAVPGTCLVVGGTGAGASPAKVTLSLQLRGGCWRTTSRKVAVFTFQAASGHASSHALLDLEYLFRCSSKPSASVKICVALRCGGKRVARADLEEFLGQLTRGGRLDSFFLYIHEEKVALQQANQPIPYPATEWLFEGAPRGTHAQVKAEAQEDNDDMDELEDKYKEWKAYLEEVFSPEDGDDIDEVEDYNDNNYQEWKADLEKIFSVDDDDEVAGEATSELREASGEGTEAAGEATSEVEEVSDEGTEAAGEATSEVEEASGEGTEAAGEATSEVEEASGEGNEAAYEATSEVEEASQNGTMAADKDVPHQGESSSAVTVSATPSTASYAYRSLAVAHRFISRLAGPEDRHLEDLRRSYGVQIVRIKRTLHVKGRRDAVLKCHHSMRAKIAEWRSCDDAEAH; from the exons ATGTTCAGCAAATTCTTCTGCAAGCAGAACATTCGACGTGCCGTGCCCGGCACTTGCCTCGTGGTGGGCGGCACCGGCGCCGGGGCGAGCCCCGCCAAGGTGACGCTCAGCCTCCAGCTTCGGGGAGGGTGCTGGCGAACCACTTCTCGGAAGGTGGCCGTCTTCACCTTCCAGGCGGCGTCCGGCCACGCCTCCTCCCATGCCCTgctggacctggagtacctcttcaggtgcagcAGCAAGCCAAGTGCCAGTGTCAAAATCTGTGTGGCGCTGCGCTGCGGCGGGAAACGCGTGGCCCGCGCTGACCTGGAAGAGTTTCTCGGCCAGCTGACGCGAGGTGGCCGCCTTGACTCTTTCTTCCTGTACATACACGAAGAAAAAGTCGCCCTCCAGCAAGCCAATCAGCCAATCCCGTACCCAGCTACGGAATGGCTTTTTGAGGGAGCGCCACGAGGCACACATGCGCAGGTTAAGGCTGAGGCTCAGGAAGACAATGATGATATGGACGAGTTGGAAGACAAATACAAAGAATGGAAGGCTTACCTCGAAGAGGTATTCTCCCCTGAAGATGGAGATGATATTGACGAAGTGGAAGACTATAATGACAACAACTACCAGGAATGGAAGGCTGATCTCGAGAAGATATTCtccgttgatgatgatgatgaagttgcaggcgaggcgacctccgagttgcgggaagcctctggtgaaggaACTGAGGCTGCAGGCGAGGCAacctccgag gtggaggaagTCTCTGATGAAGGAACTGAGGCTGCAGGCGAGGCAacctccgaggtggaggaagcctctggtgaaggaACTGAGGCTGCAGGCGAGGCAacctccgaggtggaggaagcctctggtgaaggaaatgaagcagCATACGAGGCTACGTCTGAGGTGGAGGAAGCCTCTCAAAACGGTACAATGGCCGCAGACAAGGATGTTCCCCATCAAGGCGAATCCTCTTCAGCAGTGACCGTCTCTGCCACGCCCTCCACTGCTTCGTACGCTTACCGCAGCCTGGCTGTGGCTCATAGATTCATCAGTCGCCTTGCAGGCCCCGAGGACCGCCACCTCGAGGATCTGCGGCGCAGCTATGGGGTCCAAATCGTACGGATTAAGCGAACCCTGCATGTGAAGGGCCGCAGAGACGCAGTGCTGAAGTGCCACCACTCCATGCGCGCCAAGATCGCTGAGTGGCGGAGTTGTGACGACGCTGAGGCTCACTAA
- the LOC127007635 gene encoding uncharacterized protein LOC127007635 isoform X23 translates to MFSKFFCKQNIRRAVPGTCLVVGGTGAGASPAKVTLSLQLRGGCWRTTSRKVAVFTFQAASGHASSHALLDLEYLFRCSSKPSASVKICVALRCGGKRVARADLEEFLGQLTRGGRLDSFFLYIHEEKVALQQANQPIPYPATEWLFEGAPRGTHAQVKAEAQEDNDDMDELEDKYKEWKAYLEEVFSPEDGDDIDEVEDYNDNNYQEWKADLEKIFSVDDDDEVAGEATSELREASGEGTEAAGEATSEVEEASDEGTEAAGEATSEVEEASDEGTEAAGKATSEVEEASGEGTEAAGEATSEVEEVSDEGTEAAGEATSEVEEASGEGNEAAYEATSEVEEASQNGTMAADKDVPHQGESSSAVTVSATPSTASYAYRSLAVAHRFISRLAGPEDRHLEDLRRSYGVQIVRIKRTLHVKGRRDAVLKCHHSMRAKIAEWRSCDDAEAH, encoded by the exons ATGTTCAGCAAATTCTTCTGCAAGCAGAACATTCGACGTGCCGTGCCCGGCACTTGCCTCGTGGTGGGCGGCACCGGCGCCGGGGCGAGCCCCGCCAAGGTGACGCTCAGCCTCCAGCTTCGGGGAGGGTGCTGGCGAACCACTTCTCGGAAGGTGGCCGTCTTCACCTTCCAGGCGGCGTCCGGCCACGCCTCCTCCCATGCCCTgctggacctggagtacctcttcaggtgcagcAGCAAGCCAAGTGCCAGTGTCAAAATCTGTGTGGCGCTGCGCTGCGGCGGGAAACGCGTGGCCCGCGCTGACCTGGAAGAGTTTCTCGGCCAGCTGACGCGAGGTGGCCGCCTTGACTCTTTCTTCCTGTACATACACGAAGAAAAAGTCGCCCTCCAGCAAGCCAATCAGCCAATCCCGTACCCAGCTACGGAATGGCTTTTTGAGGGAGCGCCACGAGGCACACATGCGCAGGTTAAGGCTGAGGCTCAGGAAGACAATGATGATATGGACGAGTTGGAAGACAAATACAAAGAATGGAAGGCTTACCTCGAAGAGGTATTCTCCCCTGAAGATGGAGATGATATTGACGAAGTGGAAGACTATAATGACAACAACTACCAGGAATGGAAGGCTGATCTCGAGAAGATATTCtccgttgatgatgatgatgaagttgcaggcgaggcgacctccgagttgcgggaagcctctggtgaaggaACTGAGGCTGCAGGCGAGGCAacctccgaggtggaggaagcctctgatgaaGGAACTGAGGCTGCAGGCGAGGCAacctccgaggtggaggaagcctctgatgaaGGAACTGAGGCTGCAGGCAAGGCAacctccgaggtggaggaagcctctggtgaaggaACTGAGGCTGCAGGCGAGGCAacctccgag gtggaggaagTCTCTGATGAAGGAACTGAGGCTGCAGGCGAGGCAacctccgag gtggaggaagcctctggtgaaggaaatgaagcagCATACGAGGCTACGTCTGAGGTGGAGGAAGCCTCTCAAAACGGTACAATGGCCGCAGACAAGGATGTTCCCCATCAAGGCGAATCCTCTTCAGCAGTGACCGTCTCTGCCACGCCCTCCACTGCTTCGTACGCTTACCGCAGCCTGGCTGTGGCTCATAGATTCATCAGTCGCCTTGCAGGCCCCGAGGACCGCCACCTCGAGGATCTGCGGCGCAGCTATGGGGTCCAAATCGTACGGATTAAGCGAACCCTGCATGTGAAGGGCCGCAGAGACGCAGTGCTGAAGTGCCACCACTCCATGCGCGCCAAGATCGCTGAGTGGCGGAGTTGTGACGACGCTGAGGCTCACTAA
- the LOC127007635 gene encoding uncharacterized protein LOC127007635 isoform X15 — protein MFSKFFCKQNIRRAVPGTCLVVGGTGAGASPAKVTLSLQLRGGCWRTTSRKVAVFTFQAASGHASSHALLDLEYLFRCSSKPSASVKICVALRCGGKRVARADLEEFLGQLTRGGRLDSFFLYIHEEKVALQQANQPIPYPATEWLFEGAPRGTHAQVKAEAQEDNDDMDELEDKYKEWKAYLEEVFSPEDGDDIDEVEDYNDNNYQEWKADLEKIFSVDDDDEVAGEATSELREASGEGTEAAGEATSEVEEASDEGTEAAGEATSEVEEASDEGTEAAGKATSEVEEVSDEGTEAAGEATSEVEEASGEGTEAAGEATSEVEEASGEGNEAAYEATSEVEEASQNGTMAADKDVPHQGESSSAVTVSATPSTASYAYRSLAVAHRFISRLAGPEDRHLEDLRRSYGVQIVRIKRTLHVKGRRDAVLKCHHSMRAKIAEWRSCDDAEAH, from the exons ATGTTCAGCAAATTCTTCTGCAAGCAGAACATTCGACGTGCCGTGCCCGGCACTTGCCTCGTGGTGGGCGGCACCGGCGCCGGGGCGAGCCCCGCCAAGGTGACGCTCAGCCTCCAGCTTCGGGGAGGGTGCTGGCGAACCACTTCTCGGAAGGTGGCCGTCTTCACCTTCCAGGCGGCGTCCGGCCACGCCTCCTCCCATGCCCTgctggacctggagtacctcttcaggtgcagcAGCAAGCCAAGTGCCAGTGTCAAAATCTGTGTGGCGCTGCGCTGCGGCGGGAAACGCGTGGCCCGCGCTGACCTGGAAGAGTTTCTCGGCCAGCTGACGCGAGGTGGCCGCCTTGACTCTTTCTTCCTGTACATACACGAAGAAAAAGTCGCCCTCCAGCAAGCCAATCAGCCAATCCCGTACCCAGCTACGGAATGGCTTTTTGAGGGAGCGCCACGAGGCACACATGCGCAGGTTAAGGCTGAGGCTCAGGAAGACAATGATGATATGGACGAGTTGGAAGACAAATACAAAGAATGGAAGGCTTACCTCGAAGAGGTATTCTCCCCTGAAGATGGAGATGATATTGACGAAGTGGAAGACTATAATGACAACAACTACCAGGAATGGAAGGCTGATCTCGAGAAGATATTCtccgttgatgatgatgatgaagttgcaggcgaggcgacctccgagttgcgggaagcctctggtgaaggaACTGAGGCTGCAGGCGAGGCAacctccgaggtggaggaagcctctgatgaaGGAACTGAGGCTGCAGGCGAGGCAacctccgaggtggaggaagcctctgatgaaGGAACTGAGGCTGCAGGCAAGGCAacctccgag gtggaggaagTCTCTGATGAAGGAACTGAGGCTGCAGGCGAGGCAacctccgaggtggaggaagcctctggtgaaggaACTGAGGCTGCAGGCGAGGCAacctccgaggtggaggaagcctctggtgaaggaaatgaagcagCATACGAGGCTACGTCTGAGGTGGAGGAAGCCTCTCAAAACGGTACAATGGCCGCAGACAAGGATGTTCCCCATCAAGGCGAATCCTCTTCAGCAGTGACCGTCTCTGCCACGCCCTCCACTGCTTCGTACGCTTACCGCAGCCTGGCTGTGGCTCATAGATTCATCAGTCGCCTTGCAGGCCCCGAGGACCGCCACCTCGAGGATCTGCGGCGCAGCTATGGGGTCCAAATCGTACGGATTAAGCGAACCCTGCATGTGAAGGGCCGCAGAGACGCAGTGCTGAAGTGCCACCACTCCATGCGCGCCAAGATCGCTGAGTGGCGGAGTTGTGACGACGCTGAGGCTCACTAA
- the LOC127007635 gene encoding uncharacterized protein LOC127007635 isoform X25: MFSKFFCKQNIRRAVPGTCLVVGGTGAGASPAKVTLSLQLRGGCWRTTSRKVAVFTFQAASGHASSHALLDLEYLFRCSSKPSASVKICVALRCGGKRVARADLEEFLGQLTRGGRLDSFFLYIHEEKVALQQANQPIPYPATEWLFEGAPRGTHAQVKAEAQEDNDDMDELEDKYKEWKAYLEEVFSPEDGDDIDEVEDYNDNNYQEWKADLEKIFSVDDDDEVAGEATSELREASGEGTEAAGEATSEVEEASDEGTEAAGEATSEVEEVSDEGTEAAGEATSEVEEASGEGTEAAGEATSEVEEASGEGNEAAYEATSEVEEASQNGTMAADKDVPHQGESSSAVTVSATPSTASYAYRSLAVAHRFISRLAGPEDRHLEDLRRSYGVQIVRIKRTLHVKGRRDAVLKCHHSMRAKIAEWRSCDDAEAH; the protein is encoded by the exons ATGTTCAGCAAATTCTTCTGCAAGCAGAACATTCGACGTGCCGTGCCCGGCACTTGCCTCGTGGTGGGCGGCACCGGCGCCGGGGCGAGCCCCGCCAAGGTGACGCTCAGCCTCCAGCTTCGGGGAGGGTGCTGGCGAACCACTTCTCGGAAGGTGGCCGTCTTCACCTTCCAGGCGGCGTCCGGCCACGCCTCCTCCCATGCCCTgctggacctggagtacctcttcaggtgcagcAGCAAGCCAAGTGCCAGTGTCAAAATCTGTGTGGCGCTGCGCTGCGGCGGGAAACGCGTGGCCCGCGCTGACCTGGAAGAGTTTCTCGGCCAGCTGACGCGAGGTGGCCGCCTTGACTCTTTCTTCCTGTACATACACGAAGAAAAAGTCGCCCTCCAGCAAGCCAATCAGCCAATCCCGTACCCAGCTACGGAATGGCTTTTTGAGGGAGCGCCACGAGGCACACATGCGCAGGTTAAGGCTGAGGCTCAGGAAGACAATGATGATATGGACGAGTTGGAAGACAAATACAAAGAATGGAAGGCTTACCTCGAAGAGGTATTCTCCCCTGAAGATGGAGATGATATTGACGAAGTGGAAGACTATAATGACAACAACTACCAGGAATGGAAGGCTGATCTCGAGAAGATATTCtccgttgatgatgatgatgaagttgcaggcgaggcgacctccgagttgcgggaagcctctggtgaaggaACTGAGGCTGCAGGCGAGGCAacctccgaggtggaggaagcctctgatgaaGGAACTGAGGCTGCAGGCGAGGCAacctccgag gtggaggaagTCTCTGATGAAGGAACTGAGGCTGCAGGCGAGGCAacctccgaggtggaggaagcctctggtgaaggaACTGAGGCTGCAGGCGAGGCAacctccgaggtggaggaagcctctggtgaaggaaatgaagcagCATACGAGGCTACGTCTGAGGTGGAGGAAGCCTCTCAAAACGGTACAATGGCCGCAGACAAGGATGTTCCCCATCAAGGCGAATCCTCTTCAGCAGTGACCGTCTCTGCCACGCCCTCCACTGCTTCGTACGCTTACCGCAGCCTGGCTGTGGCTCATAGATTCATCAGTCGCCTTGCAGGCCCCGAGGACCGCCACCTCGAGGATCTGCGGCGCAGCTATGGGGTCCAAATCGTACGGATTAAGCGAACCCTGCATGTGAAGGGCCGCAGAGACGCAGTGCTGAAGTGCCACCACTCCATGCGCGCCAAGATCGCTGAGTGGCGGAGTTGTGACGACGCTGAGGCTCACTAA
- the LOC127007635 gene encoding retinitis pigmentosa 1-like 1 protein isoform X5, producing MFSKFFCKQNIRRAVPGTCLVVGGTGAGASPAKVTLSLQLRGGCWRTTSRKVAVFTFQAASGHASSHALLDLEYLFRCSSKPSASVKICVALRCGGKRVARADLEEFLGQLTRGGRLDSFFLYIHEEKVALQQANQPIPYPATEWLFEGAPRGTHAQVKAEAQEDNDDMDELEDKYKEWKAYLEEVFSPEDGDDIDEVEDYNDNNYQEWKADLEKIFSVDDDDEVAGEATSELREASGEGTEAAGEATSEVEEASDEGTEAAGEATSEVEEASGEGTEAAGEATSEVEEASGEGTEAAGEATSEVEEASGEGTEAAGEATSEVEEVSDEGTEAAGEATSEVEEASGEGTEAAGEATSEVEEASGEGNEAAYEATSEVEEASQNGTMAADKDVPHQGESSSAVTVSATPSTASYAYRSLAVAHRFISRLAGPEDRHLEDLRRSYGVQIVRIKRTLHVKGRRDAVLKCHHSMRAKIAEWRSCDDAEAH from the exons ATGTTCAGCAAATTCTTCTGCAAGCAGAACATTCGACGTGCCGTGCCCGGCACTTGCCTCGTGGTGGGCGGCACCGGCGCCGGGGCGAGCCCCGCCAAGGTGACGCTCAGCCTCCAGCTTCGGGGAGGGTGCTGGCGAACCACTTCTCGGAAGGTGGCCGTCTTCACCTTCCAGGCGGCGTCCGGCCACGCCTCCTCCCATGCCCTgctggacctggagtacctcttcaggtgcagcAGCAAGCCAAGTGCCAGTGTCAAAATCTGTGTGGCGCTGCGCTGCGGCGGGAAACGCGTGGCCCGCGCTGACCTGGAAGAGTTTCTCGGCCAGCTGACGCGAGGTGGCCGCCTTGACTCTTTCTTCCTGTACATACACGAAGAAAAAGTCGCCCTCCAGCAAGCCAATCAGCCAATCCCGTACCCAGCTACGGAATGGCTTTTTGAGGGAGCGCCACGAGGCACACATGCGCAGGTTAAGGCTGAGGCTCAGGAAGACAATGATGATATGGACGAGTTGGAAGACAAATACAAAGAATGGAAGGCTTACCTCGAAGAGGTATTCTCCCCTGAAGATGGAGATGATATTGACGAAGTGGAAGACTATAATGACAACAACTACCAGGAATGGAAGGCTGATCTCGAGAAGATATTCtccgttgatgatgatgatgaagttgcaggcgaggcgacctccgagttgcgggaagcctctggtgaaggaACTGAGGCTGCAGGCGAGGCAacctccgaggtggaggaagcctctgatgaaGGAACTGAGGCTGCAGGCGAGGCAacctccgag gtggaggaagcctctggtgaaggaACTGAGGCTGCAGGCGAGGCAacctccgaggtggaggaagcctctggtgaaggaACTGAGGCTGCAGGCGAGGCAacctccgaggtggaggaagcctctggtgaaggaACTGAGGCTGCAGGCGAGGCAacctccgag gtggaggaagTCTCTGATGAAGGAACTGAGGCTGCAGGCGAGGCAacctccgaggtggaggaagcctctggtgaaggaACTGAGGCTGCAGGCGAGGCAacctccgaggtggaggaagcctctggtgaaggaaatgaagcagCATACGAGGCTACGTCTGAGGTGGAGGAAGCCTCTCAAAACGGTACAATGGCCGCAGACAAGGATGTTCCCCATCAAGGCGAATCCTCTTCAGCAGTGACCGTCTCTGCCACGCCCTCCACTGCTTCGTACGCTTACCGCAGCCTGGCTGTGGCTCATAGATTCATCAGTCGCCTTGCAGGCCCCGAGGACCGCCACCTCGAGGATCTGCGGCGCAGCTATGGGGTCCAAATCGTACGGATTAAGCGAACCCTGCATGTGAAGGGCCGCAGAGACGCAGTGCTGAAGTGCCACCACTCCATGCGCGCCAAGATCGCTGAGTGGCGGAGTTGTGACGACGCTGAGGCTCACTAA
- the LOC127007635 gene encoding uncharacterized protein LOC127007635 isoform X39: protein MFSKFFCKQNIRRAVPGTCLVVGGTGAGASPAKVTLSLQLRGGCWRTTSRKVAVFTFQAASGHASSHALLDLEYLFRCSSKPSASVKICVALRCGGKRVARADLEEFLGQLTRGGRLDSFFLYIHEEKVALQQANQPIPYPATEWLFEGAPRGTHAQVKAEAQEDNDDMDELEDKYKEWKAYLEEVFSPEDGDDIDEVEDYNDNNYQEWKADLEKIFSVDDDDEVAGEATSELREASGEGTEAAGEATSEVEEASGEGTEAAGEATSEVEEASGEGTEAAGEATSEVEEASGEGNEAAYEATSEVEEASQNGTMAADKDVPHQGESSSAVTVSATPSTASYAYRSLAVAHRFISRLAGPEDRHLEDLRRSYGVQIVRIKRTLHVKGRRDAVLKCHHSMRAKIAEWRSCDDAEAH, encoded by the exons ATGTTCAGCAAATTCTTCTGCAAGCAGAACATTCGACGTGCCGTGCCCGGCACTTGCCTCGTGGTGGGCGGCACCGGCGCCGGGGCGAGCCCCGCCAAGGTGACGCTCAGCCTCCAGCTTCGGGGAGGGTGCTGGCGAACCACTTCTCGGAAGGTGGCCGTCTTCACCTTCCAGGCGGCGTCCGGCCACGCCTCCTCCCATGCCCTgctggacctggagtacctcttcaggtgcagcAGCAAGCCAAGTGCCAGTGTCAAAATCTGTGTGGCGCTGCGCTGCGGCGGGAAACGCGTGGCCCGCGCTGACCTGGAAGAGTTTCTCGGCCAGCTGACGCGAGGTGGCCGCCTTGACTCTTTCTTCCTGTACATACACGAAGAAAAAGTCGCCCTCCAGCAAGCCAATCAGCCAATCCCGTACCCAGCTACGGAATGGCTTTTTGAGGGAGCGCCACGAGGCACACATGCGCAGGTTAAGGCTGAGGCTCAGGAAGACAATGATGATATGGACGAGTTGGAAGACAAATACAAAGAATGGAAGGCTTACCTCGAAGAGGTATTCTCCCCTGAAGATGGAGATGATATTGACGAAGTGGAAGACTATAATGACAACAACTACCAGGAATGGAAGGCTGATCTCGAGAAGATATTCtccgttgatgatgatgatgaagttgcaggcgaggcgacctccgagttgcgggaagcctctggtgaaggaACTGAGGCTGCAGGCGAGGCAacctccgag gtggaggaagcctctggtgaaggaACTGAGGCTGCAGGCGAGGCAacctccgaggtggaggaagcctctggtgaaggaACTGAGGCTGCAGGCGAGGCAacctccgag gtggaggaagcctctggtgaaggaaatgaagcagCATACGAGGCTACGTCTGAGGTGGAGGAAGCCTCTCAAAACGGTACAATGGCCGCAGACAAGGATGTTCCCCATCAAGGCGAATCCTCTTCAGCAGTGACCGTCTCTGCCACGCCCTCCACTGCTTCGTACGCTTACCGCAGCCTGGCTGTGGCTCATAGATTCATCAGTCGCCTTGCAGGCCCCGAGGACCGCCACCTCGAGGATCTGCGGCGCAGCTATGGGGTCCAAATCGTACGGATTAAGCGAACCCTGCATGTGAAGGGCCGCAGAGACGCAGTGCTGAAGTGCCACCACTCCATGCGCGCCAAGATCGCTGAGTGGCGGAGTTGTGACGACGCTGAGGCTCACTAA